In the genome of Sciurus carolinensis chromosome 3, mSciCar1.2, whole genome shotgun sequence, one region contains:
- the Coro6 gene encoding coronin-6 isoform X1, which produces MSRRVVRQSKFRHVFGQAAKADQAYEDIRVSKVTWDSSFCAVNPKFLAIIVEAGGGGAFIVLPLAKTGRVDKNYPLVTGHTAPVLDIDWCPHNDNVIASASDDTTIMVWQIPDYTPVRNITEPIITLEGHSKRVGILSWHPTARNVLLSAGGDNVIIIWNVGTGEVLLSLDDMHPDVIHSVCWNSNGSLLATTCKDKTLRIIDPRKGQVVAERFAAHEGMRPMRAVFTRQGHIFTTGFTRMSQRELGLWDPNNFEEPVALQEMDTSNGVLLPFYDPDSSIVYLCGKGDSSIRYFEITDEPPFVHYLNTFSSKEPQRGMGFMPKRGLDVSKCEIARFYKLHERKCEPIVMTVPRKSDLFQDDLYPDTPGPEPALEADEWLSGQDAEPVLISLRDGYVPPKHRELRVTKRNILDVRPSTSPRRSQSASDAPLAQQHTLETLLEEIKSLRERVQAQEQRITALENMLCELVDGTD; this is translated from the exons ATGAGCCGGCGTGTGGTTCGGCAGAGCAAGTTCCGCCATGTGTTTGGGCAGGCAGCGAAGGCTGACCAGGCCTATGAGGACATCCGTGTGTCCAAGGTCACATGGGACAGCTCCTTCTGTGCTGTCAACCCCAAATTCTTGGCCATTATCGTGGAGGCTGGAGGTGGAGGTGCTTTTATCGTCCTGCCTCTGGCCAAG ACAGGACGAGTGGATAAGAACTACCCACTGGTCACTGGGCACACTGCCCCTGTGTTGGATATAGACTGGTGCCCACACAATGACAACGTCATCGCCAGTGCCTCAGATGACACCACCATCATG GTGTGGCAGATTCCAGACTATACCCCTGTGCGCAACATCACGGAACCTATCATCACACTCGAGGGCCACTCCAAGCGTGTGGGCATTCTCTCCTGGCACCCTACTGCCAGGAACGTCCTGCTTAGTGCAG GTGGTGATAATGTGATCATCATCTGGAATGTGGGCACTGGGGAGGTGCTGCTGAGCCTGGATGACATGCACCCAGATGTCATACACAGTGTGTGCTGGAATAGCAATGGTAGCCTGTTAGCCACCACCTGCAAGGACAAGACCCTGCGCATCATCGATCCCCGAAAGGGTCAAGTAGTGGCG gAGAGGTTTGCAGCCCACGAGGGGATGAGGCCCATGCGGGCTGTCTTCACGCGCCAGGGTCATATCTTCACTACGGGATTCACCCGCATGAGCCAGCGAGAGCTGGGCCTGTGGGACCCG AACAACTTCGAGGAGCCAGTGGCACTGCAGGAGATGGACACCAGCAACGGAGTCCTACTGCCGTTCTATGATCCCGACTCCAGCATCGTCTACCTATGTGGCAAG GGAGACAGCAGCATTCGGTACTTTGAAATTACGGACGAACCACCTTTCGTGCACTACCTGAATACGTTCAGCAGCAAAGAGCCGCAACGGGGCATGGGTTTCATGCCCAAACGGGGACTGGATGTCAGCAAGTGCGAGATCGCTCG GTTTTACAAGTTGCATGAAAGAAAGTGTGAACCCATCGTCATGACTGTGCCCCGAAAG TCAGACCTGTTCCAAGATGATCTATACCCGGATACACCCGGCCCAGAGCCAGCCCTAGAAGCGGATGAATGGCTATCTGGCCAGGACGCCGAACCCGTGCTCATTTCGCTGAGGGACGGCTATGTGCCCCCCAAGCACCGCGAACTCCGAGTCACCAAGCGCAACATCCTGGACGTGCGCCCGTCCACCAGCCCCCGACGCAGCCAGTCAGCCAGCGACGCCCCTTTGGCG CAGCAACACACCCTAGAGACGCTGCTGGAAGAGATTAAGTCCCTTCGCGAGCGGGTGCAGGCCCAGGAGCAGCGCATCACGGCTTTGGAGAACATGCTATGCGAGCTGGTGGACGGCACGGACTAG
- the Coro6 gene encoding coronin-6 isoform X4 — translation MSRRVVRQSKFRHVFGQAAKADQAYEDIRVSKVTWDSSFCAVNPKFLAIIVEAGGGGAFIVLPLAKVWQIPDYTPVRNITEPIITLEGHSKRVGILSWHPTARNVLLSAGGDNVIIIWNVGTGEVLLSLDDMHPDVIHSVCWNSNGSLLATTCKDKTLRIIDPRKGQVVAERFAAHEGMRPMRAVFTRQGHIFTTGFTRMSQRELGLWDPNNFEEPVALQEMDTSNGVLLPFYDPDSSIVYLCGKGDSSIRYFEITDEPPFVHYLNTFSSKEPQRGMGFMPKRGLDVSKCEIARFYKLHERKCEPIVMTVPRKSDLFQDDLYPDTPGPEPALEADEWLSGQDAEPVLISLRDGYVPPKHRELRVTKRNILDVRPSTSPRRSQSASDAPLAQHTLETLLEEIKSLRERVQAQEQRITALENMLCELVDGTD, via the exons ATGAGCCGGCGTGTGGTTCGGCAGAGCAAGTTCCGCCATGTGTTTGGGCAGGCAGCGAAGGCTGACCAGGCCTATGAGGACATCCGTGTGTCCAAGGTCACATGGGACAGCTCCTTCTGTGCTGTCAACCCCAAATTCTTGGCCATTATCGTGGAGGCTGGAGGTGGAGGTGCTTTTATCGTCCTGCCTCTGGCCAAG GTGTGGCAGATTCCAGACTATACCCCTGTGCGCAACATCACGGAACCTATCATCACACTCGAGGGCCACTCCAAGCGTGTGGGCATTCTCTCCTGGCACCCTACTGCCAGGAACGTCCTGCTTAGTGCAG GTGGTGATAATGTGATCATCATCTGGAATGTGGGCACTGGGGAGGTGCTGCTGAGCCTGGATGACATGCACCCAGATGTCATACACAGTGTGTGCTGGAATAGCAATGGTAGCCTGTTAGCCACCACCTGCAAGGACAAGACCCTGCGCATCATCGATCCCCGAAAGGGTCAAGTAGTGGCG gAGAGGTTTGCAGCCCACGAGGGGATGAGGCCCATGCGGGCTGTCTTCACGCGCCAGGGTCATATCTTCACTACGGGATTCACCCGCATGAGCCAGCGAGAGCTGGGCCTGTGGGACCCG AACAACTTCGAGGAGCCAGTGGCACTGCAGGAGATGGACACCAGCAACGGAGTCCTACTGCCGTTCTATGATCCCGACTCCAGCATCGTCTACCTATGTGGCAAG GGAGACAGCAGCATTCGGTACTTTGAAATTACGGACGAACCACCTTTCGTGCACTACCTGAATACGTTCAGCAGCAAAGAGCCGCAACGGGGCATGGGTTTCATGCCCAAACGGGGACTGGATGTCAGCAAGTGCGAGATCGCTCG GTTTTACAAGTTGCATGAAAGAAAGTGTGAACCCATCGTCATGACTGTGCCCCGAAAG TCAGACCTGTTCCAAGATGATCTATACCCGGATACACCCGGCCCAGAGCCAGCCCTAGAAGCGGATGAATGGCTATCTGGCCAGGACGCCGAACCCGTGCTCATTTCGCTGAGGGACGGCTATGTGCCCCCCAAGCACCGCGAACTCCGAGTCACCAAGCGCAACATCCTGGACGTGCGCCCGTCCACCAGCCCCCGACGCAGCCAGTCAGCCAGCGACGCCCCTTTGGCG CAACACACCCTAGAGACGCTGCTGGAAGAGATTAAGTCCCTTCGCGAGCGGGTGCAGGCCCAGGAGCAGCGCATCACGGCTTTGGAGAACATGCTATGCGAGCTGGTGGACGGCACGGACTAG
- the Coro6 gene encoding coronin-6 isoform X2, translating to MSRRVVRQSKFRHVFGQAAKADQAYEDIRVSKVTWDSSFCAVNPKFLAIIVEAGGGGAFIVLPLAKTGRVDKNYPLVTGHTAPVLDIDWCPHNDNVIASASDDTTIMVWQIPDYTPVRNITEPIITLEGHSKRVGILSWHPTARNVLLSAGGDNVIIIWNVGTGEVLLSLDDMHPDVIHSVCWNSNGSLLATTCKDKTLRIIDPRKGQVVAERFAAHEGMRPMRAVFTRQGHIFTTGFTRMSQRELGLWDPNNFEEPVALQEMDTSNGVLLPFYDPDSSIVYLCGKGDSSIRYFEITDEPPFVHYLNTFSSKEPQRGMGFMPKRGLDVSKCEIARFYKLHERKCEPIVMTVPRKSDLFQDDLYPDTPGPEPALEADEWLSGQDAEPVLISLRDGYVPPKHRELRVTKRNILDVRPSTSPRRSQSASDAPLAQHTLETLLEEIKSLRERVQAQEQRITALENMLCELVDGTD from the exons ATGAGCCGGCGTGTGGTTCGGCAGAGCAAGTTCCGCCATGTGTTTGGGCAGGCAGCGAAGGCTGACCAGGCCTATGAGGACATCCGTGTGTCCAAGGTCACATGGGACAGCTCCTTCTGTGCTGTCAACCCCAAATTCTTGGCCATTATCGTGGAGGCTGGAGGTGGAGGTGCTTTTATCGTCCTGCCTCTGGCCAAG ACAGGACGAGTGGATAAGAACTACCCACTGGTCACTGGGCACACTGCCCCTGTGTTGGATATAGACTGGTGCCCACACAATGACAACGTCATCGCCAGTGCCTCAGATGACACCACCATCATG GTGTGGCAGATTCCAGACTATACCCCTGTGCGCAACATCACGGAACCTATCATCACACTCGAGGGCCACTCCAAGCGTGTGGGCATTCTCTCCTGGCACCCTACTGCCAGGAACGTCCTGCTTAGTGCAG GTGGTGATAATGTGATCATCATCTGGAATGTGGGCACTGGGGAGGTGCTGCTGAGCCTGGATGACATGCACCCAGATGTCATACACAGTGTGTGCTGGAATAGCAATGGTAGCCTGTTAGCCACCACCTGCAAGGACAAGACCCTGCGCATCATCGATCCCCGAAAGGGTCAAGTAGTGGCG gAGAGGTTTGCAGCCCACGAGGGGATGAGGCCCATGCGGGCTGTCTTCACGCGCCAGGGTCATATCTTCACTACGGGATTCACCCGCATGAGCCAGCGAGAGCTGGGCCTGTGGGACCCG AACAACTTCGAGGAGCCAGTGGCACTGCAGGAGATGGACACCAGCAACGGAGTCCTACTGCCGTTCTATGATCCCGACTCCAGCATCGTCTACCTATGTGGCAAG GGAGACAGCAGCATTCGGTACTTTGAAATTACGGACGAACCACCTTTCGTGCACTACCTGAATACGTTCAGCAGCAAAGAGCCGCAACGGGGCATGGGTTTCATGCCCAAACGGGGACTGGATGTCAGCAAGTGCGAGATCGCTCG GTTTTACAAGTTGCATGAAAGAAAGTGTGAACCCATCGTCATGACTGTGCCCCGAAAG TCAGACCTGTTCCAAGATGATCTATACCCGGATACACCCGGCCCAGAGCCAGCCCTAGAAGCGGATGAATGGCTATCTGGCCAGGACGCCGAACCCGTGCTCATTTCGCTGAGGGACGGCTATGTGCCCCCCAAGCACCGCGAACTCCGAGTCACCAAGCGCAACATCCTGGACGTGCGCCCGTCCACCAGCCCCCGACGCAGCCAGTCAGCCAGCGACGCCCCTTTGGCG CAACACACCCTAGAGACGCTGCTGGAAGAGATTAAGTCCCTTCGCGAGCGGGTGCAGGCCCAGGAGCAGCGCATCACGGCTTTGGAGAACATGCTATGCGAGCTGGTGGACGGCACGGACTAG
- the Coro6 gene encoding coronin-6 isoform X3 has product MSRRVVRQSKFRHVFGQAAKADQAYEDIRVSKVTWDSSFCAVNPKFLAIIVEAGGGGAFIVLPLAKVWQIPDYTPVRNITEPIITLEGHSKRVGILSWHPTARNVLLSAGGDNVIIIWNVGTGEVLLSLDDMHPDVIHSVCWNSNGSLLATTCKDKTLRIIDPRKGQVVAERFAAHEGMRPMRAVFTRQGHIFTTGFTRMSQRELGLWDPNNFEEPVALQEMDTSNGVLLPFYDPDSSIVYLCGKGDSSIRYFEITDEPPFVHYLNTFSSKEPQRGMGFMPKRGLDVSKCEIARFYKLHERKCEPIVMTVPRKSDLFQDDLYPDTPGPEPALEADEWLSGQDAEPVLISLRDGYVPPKHRELRVTKRNILDVRPSTSPRRSQSASDAPLAQQHTLETLLEEIKSLRERVQAQEQRITALENMLCELVDGTD; this is encoded by the exons ATGAGCCGGCGTGTGGTTCGGCAGAGCAAGTTCCGCCATGTGTTTGGGCAGGCAGCGAAGGCTGACCAGGCCTATGAGGACATCCGTGTGTCCAAGGTCACATGGGACAGCTCCTTCTGTGCTGTCAACCCCAAATTCTTGGCCATTATCGTGGAGGCTGGAGGTGGAGGTGCTTTTATCGTCCTGCCTCTGGCCAAG GTGTGGCAGATTCCAGACTATACCCCTGTGCGCAACATCACGGAACCTATCATCACACTCGAGGGCCACTCCAAGCGTGTGGGCATTCTCTCCTGGCACCCTACTGCCAGGAACGTCCTGCTTAGTGCAG GTGGTGATAATGTGATCATCATCTGGAATGTGGGCACTGGGGAGGTGCTGCTGAGCCTGGATGACATGCACCCAGATGTCATACACAGTGTGTGCTGGAATAGCAATGGTAGCCTGTTAGCCACCACCTGCAAGGACAAGACCCTGCGCATCATCGATCCCCGAAAGGGTCAAGTAGTGGCG gAGAGGTTTGCAGCCCACGAGGGGATGAGGCCCATGCGGGCTGTCTTCACGCGCCAGGGTCATATCTTCACTACGGGATTCACCCGCATGAGCCAGCGAGAGCTGGGCCTGTGGGACCCG AACAACTTCGAGGAGCCAGTGGCACTGCAGGAGATGGACACCAGCAACGGAGTCCTACTGCCGTTCTATGATCCCGACTCCAGCATCGTCTACCTATGTGGCAAG GGAGACAGCAGCATTCGGTACTTTGAAATTACGGACGAACCACCTTTCGTGCACTACCTGAATACGTTCAGCAGCAAAGAGCCGCAACGGGGCATGGGTTTCATGCCCAAACGGGGACTGGATGTCAGCAAGTGCGAGATCGCTCG GTTTTACAAGTTGCATGAAAGAAAGTGTGAACCCATCGTCATGACTGTGCCCCGAAAG TCAGACCTGTTCCAAGATGATCTATACCCGGATACACCCGGCCCAGAGCCAGCCCTAGAAGCGGATGAATGGCTATCTGGCCAGGACGCCGAACCCGTGCTCATTTCGCTGAGGGACGGCTATGTGCCCCCCAAGCACCGCGAACTCCGAGTCACCAAGCGCAACATCCTGGACGTGCGCCCGTCCACCAGCCCCCGACGCAGCCAGTCAGCCAGCGACGCCCCTTTGGCG CAGCAACACACCCTAGAGACGCTGCTGGAAGAGATTAAGTCCCTTCGCGAGCGGGTGCAGGCCCAGGAGCAGCGCATCACGGCTTTGGAGAACATGCTATGCGAGCTGGTGGACGGCACGGACTAG